GAATCCACCAGGTACACTTCAAGGGATAACTGCATGTGGCTGCACACAACATGGTAACATGAATAAGCACCATTATTACCACAAGTATCCCCCTCCTGTGGCATTTAGGTCTTTGAGCAGGCAGAGAGTTCACGCTTGCTTGCTTCAAAAGAAAGGTAAGCACTAGTTTTGAAGAACCACCAACATCAGGCACATAGCTGGTACAGCTGGCCATGGAATGCACTTGAACAGTTTGGAGTATAGTGGAAAGCTTTCAAAGCAATGGCCCAACAACTGATACAATTtgacacagccaggcaggctgggccTCTTGCCGCAGAGACAGTGCTTAGGATGCTGCAGGTAGAGTCTTGTAAAGTGTTATTCAATGACAGAGTCACACACCACCTACTGACTGGCAGATCAAAACCAAGCCAAGTCAATTCTGGATCATTAAGGGCCTGAGAAGTTCTGCGCTTGTGGCATCTAATTCCCCTGACCGAATCTAGTTCTGGCTCTTGGTATGTGGCCCTTGCAGTGACCTCTTCCACTCTCAAGTTAGCAGCCCATTGGTGTTAATCCATAAAGGATAGATAAATAACCCTGCCAAGTTCTTGTGGTGCTTCCTGAGCGTGACAGTGGCAGCATCTAACAAATCAGCTGTACTCAATGTGTGGAAAAGTGGCTGCATGGGTAAAGTGTAACATCTTCAGATTAAGTTTGCATTGCAACCCTTCTTGTAAGCTCTCTCAAGCTTCCTGCAACAACAAAACATCCTTTCATCTCAAAACAGTGCTACTGCACAAACAAAACAGACCAGTACAGCAGGTCTCACTTCAAGGCAGTAAGGGTTACAAGGTGAACAACACAcagaagtgacctctgaagggTCAGAGGGCTTGTGGATAGGTGTCATGCAGTGCTCCCTGCATTGGGTCTATAGAGGTTTCCTAAAATCTGACAGTTTGGATATCCCGCTACTGGGGCACTGTGGTCTGGGTCATCTTCTCTTGGACAATCTGTGGAAGAAATCTAATCTAAGCATATTTAGATAAGGCTGGAGACTTAAGGTTTTGTGTTCACTTTGGAAGTTCTTTTCAGTCAGAATTTAATCCTCAGGAATGACTCTCTATGGTTTGTGATTCCCCCTTTTCACTAAGGTATTTTAGCACCATTTCAAGTAAAGGTATCTGAAATAAGTTGAGTGACGTACTAGAAAAATTTGCACTACCTGGTAGAGTTATCCACAGTGACTATTTAAGAATATGATTAAGAAACACCTCAGATTTACAAAGATGGAGAAGAAAACACTCTTACCCATCACTGAAGATAGAGTGGTATGGTGGAGGACTTTCACTTGTAGGCAAACCACTTGACACAAGACAATGTGTCACAGTTGGTGACACAGGGTCAGCAAAataaggaggtggtggaggtgggaaTACCATTACAGCATCGCCTAGGGAAAAAATGCCAATTATTACGTCTGAAAAACTGAGCACCACTGTTTATTCTATCTGTATCTTAGATTTCCTGCCTTTGGAACAGCTGTATTTGTACTTGTCTACCTTTTAAGATAAAGAGCAATGATCCCACACACAGAACTGTTATATTCTGGGCTGCTAAAGTACATTGGAAGTGCAAATTTATCCCCAAATAAAAAGATGCAGCATATTCACAAAGGGAAGATTTCAGTACAGCTGGGGAAGAGAAACATTCTTTCTAGCTAAGCTATAGAAACCTCTGGTTGTTGGCTGTCTTCAGAAACTGGAAGTGTGAAGAACAGAGTTATTGTTGGCTCACTTTTTATGGGAAGGCAAGTACTTGGTTTTCCTCACATCTTACCTCCTATCTAACAGGGTGCTTTAAGTTCCTCCACATCCATATATCCACACATAACAGTGTTATATCAAAAGTACTCAAGTCATTAACGGATCATGATTGACTTTGTGGTCCTTGACAGTTTTCCTACTAAATTACTTGTAGCTGAAGACACATCAGTAGTACCACAGCAGTACTGATACATAATTTACTATTAAACATGCTGTGCAGCGTATTTGCCGACTTCATAATTCAGGAGTTTCaattttttacttatttatttaaacagaaaGTTTGTATCACTCACTGAGCTTGCACGATTTACATAAAAAATTTACAGCTGCCTGacacctttttcccccctcataaTTTGCATGCAGGAACAAGACATGGAGTACAAAAACCACTGAGTAAGCTGGGAGGTGTTTTCTAGCTGAGTCACCATTCTTCCAGAATGTGACTATGCCAACAAGACATCAGACTTTATTCTTTCAGTTTTACTTTTCCTGATGGAAGCATAAAAGAAATCCACTAATTTTGCCTTCTCACCTTTAAGGACAATCTGAATTCCTTTCTACAATCCTTTGATTTATCGCAGTGGCTGGAAAACTCACTTTAAACCCTCACACTTTCTGAGGGTCACCAGGTTACAGGTCTGTACACTGGTTTgacaagcagaagaaaaaagttcTGCATAATGAACTTCCAGTCCAGTCAGTCAGGATAGCCAAGCAATACTCTAATTTACTCGTTAACCCTTTCTGAGAACTAAAAAATTACCTTTGCATAGGATGTATTCATTGGGTGTTAAAAGCTGTGCCATATGCATAGAAGTATTCTGTGCTAACACACCACATTTGCTCAAATGCTGTGCAATTAACAGAAGCATCTTGAATTCACATCTCTGGTAGATAGAAGATTTGGTCATGGctaaaaaaaatacactgctTATGAATCAGATTCTCCTATTTCAGGGGTCAGAGCTCAAGGCTAAAATAAATCTTAAATATAGTCATAGAAGTCAACAGACCTGTGATCTGCAGTGTCAGCTACAcatttcagaaaggaaacaggactGGATTCATTTGTGTTGGCTTACATGACTTGTTTTGGACAGACTGTCACATCTTTCTTTTTATGCCAAAGAAGAGGATTTGTCTTTGAGAGAAAGGTAACTGAACTGACCATACAGAAAACATATGAGACAAAGCAACACTTTTTGTTTTCGCTAGTTTGACATGCCAAAACTGACACactagtggaaaaaaaaaaacaaccagtgCTACTAACTCTCAAATGTAAAATTCATGTATTATTTACCTACCTACTATGACCTGAAAAGATTCAGGACTCTGAGTATGTTCTTCACTTTCGCAAGATTCTTGATTGAGAtttaagttttgtttctttttaacatGAGCTATCACGAAGAAACACAACCCAGTAAGCACAATCAAAGGTCCCATGATTTGAAGTGACAGGAGTCCACAGCCCTGGAGGTCCACATCAGAACTGTCGGTGTGGTTGAGCTGTatgctgtgccagctggggctgcagccaggaacCCAAATGCCCAGGATGCTAATTAGCATTCCACTAGTTAAGAACAGGAATCCAAATATGAGAAACTGGGCAAACTGGCAGCTCCCACGACAGAAAACAAGGCTGTACACCTGCTCATTTTGCAGCTGCCTTTGTCTTATATACAGTCTGGCCCTTGATCGTGCCAGTAAAACACAAACCAGTCCAGCTATAGCCAGCACAGGCCCAGCAGCCTTAAGGACCTCACTGCAGTCACTGAAGGTTCCAGATGGGCATGACTGGAGAATAAAGACAGACAGCAGGAATCCAGCGCAGAGCAACACAGCtcccaaaacaaaaaggaaaaaaataattttcccatGTTGTCCATTATTTCCTTCACCTCCTGGTGCAGGAACAGCCACTGGATACATTAGTATAGAATCTCCTCAAGCAGAtgatttgggctttttttttcccagttagcATTAAGTGGCAGAAAATTACAGTAGATCTGTGAACATGAAAATACATGGATCAAAAGTAGTAAAAAACACCAGCAGGACTAGCTACATTATATTTACTATTTGCTATTCAGGCTATACTGTATACTCTTAGTTGTATTCTCTGTTGTGTAGTATCTCTATTACGGATTAAAGGGTTGATCAAGTTTGCAGCCATTGAATGccaatgaaaaaacaaaacttgcTTTACCATTCGACTGAAAACAACTGTAATTGTTCCTTTAAGTACACAGTCTTATGATTATTTTCAAAGGCTGAATCTTGGGAACGAGGACAAGCTACCTCTCCCCttgagaaaacagaaagctaGGAGAAATTTCTATAGCAAATTGCAGGAAATGACAGCTCTTGAGAGAAAGAATCTTAATGCAGATGAGCATTGACGACTTTTGGAATTTTAACCACAAAAATCTTCTAACACATACCTTTTCAAAGTATATAAATATTGCTTCCACTTCCACAGACAATaaggatttttctgtttcttgtcCTATACAGATGCAAGAGCATGTACACCAATGATTTTTGGTTCTGTTCTgaaaagtcaaaaaaaaaaaaaatgaaagagaaaaaaagaagataaaagccACATGAAAGACCATGTACTTCAAGTCTCACTGATTCCACAGTTAAGAGTTGGTAAGCATACTGCTCTCACACTTTCAACTTTCCCTACTCCTGAATCCTTTATTTGTGCTCTCAGAAAGCTTTAAATAACAAAAGTGGCTCCCAGAAAGCCCCTGAGCTTACGGCCCTCTAGAATCAGAAGTAAATTAGAAGAAACCATTAACTCATACTGGAGGAAGTAACAGTCCATATAGGACTAAGAATGGGAAATCTGTTCTAGGTGTGGACAAACTGGGGCAAAGAAAGTCCGACTGAAAGTTAGGCCAAACTGACATTCGGTGAGCTctagaaaaaaacatttctgtaattAGAGATGTAAAAGTTTGTGCTGCACTGGCACTCTGGCCTCAGATGGACACCTGGATTCCATACCACAGTGACTAGCAACCATAGGGATCTCAGTCTAAGTGGCTACCATTCATCAAAAGCCAACCTGAAACCCAAGGGAATTTCAGACTACAGAAAGCAAGAATTCCAGATGGAACAGAAAGCTATCCCCTACTATGTGTAAGAGGTTCTTAACTGTACTCATACTGCAGTGTTTTAACACTGCCCTGTTCCCCTCAATAGCAGTCTCCCATGACAGACAACTTCATCTACTACTTGGATATCTCAGGAAGCATGTATAGGGACTGGACAGGTGTGTCACAGATGGAAGCAGGGAATTGGCTTAGTTACTGCTGTTCGTTAGTTAACCTCTGTGAGCTTCCTCTGTCCTGCTACTAATCCAGATGACCTGAAGCTTAAAGTCAAGTTAGATTGAATCCCCCTTATATATGCCTCAACAACACTTAttccacaggaaaaacaaagtatCATGCGATTTCCCCAACCAAACTGTTGAACATGAATCAGCTGTGGCTTTGTGTCACTCCCCTGTAAATGGCGTGCCACACTGGGATGGAAACAAAATACACCTATAGAACTCACCAGTCTCTCAAACACATACTTTTCCAGCTGCTATGCAAGGCAATCTACTGAGTCACTTCACTTAGCCACTTGTAAGAGTAGGAGTCAATTAAAGAACTAGCTAGGCAGATACACCAGTGATGAAGTTATTAGATTGTTGAACATCAAATCAGCCCCCTTGGCAGCACACGAGAAGACAGCTGACTAGCATGCAGGTAAAAGGCCTAAGACTCCGAAAACAAGGAAACAGGCTGCACCCCACAGAAAGAAAGCTACTGCAGGAACCAACAAAGTATCCCAGCTGCCTATCTcaaagagcaaaaccagaagtccTCCCATAACGCATATGACTACTCAGATCAGTTAATTTGTAAACTGTCTGCTAAGTGTTTTTCCACTGTTCTGAATTCAGTCTATCCCTCTGCTAACACTGGTTGGAAATACTGCTGAGGCTCTCTTGGTAGAGAAGTCACAGCTCCAATGTAGAAGAAAATTGGTTATAAAAAGGACTAAAGGCAGGACAGTATCTCCaaatagaaattaaagaaattctGACAGACTTCAAGCTGAAGGCTTCAAGCTCAACACACTTTCAACACTGCATGAGCTGGAATCAGTTTGATGGCTTTACTTCTGAGCAGAGAAACTGGAATTGGTCACTCTTCCTTCCTTGATTTTACTGGTCTTTCCACAGTTAATACAATTGTTTCACATACCTGCATATGCTCCTTCACCTCTAGAAACATTCCCCATTTTCGTAACTGATCTGAGGTGGTTCAGATTTATTGAGCTACCAACAAATGCAGTAAACTGAGTAAAGGGCCTCTGAActtaataaatttaaaaaaaagtacacCCAGCAAAGCCCAGTTTCAGACATAACTGACTTGAAATATTCTTCTGCTGAAGCACATTAGCCATTGtaacaacaaaaacattctAATTAGAGAGAGCTCTGAATCCTTTCTTTACATTTCTCTCTAGGGAAGAAAACATGGACATAAGTACAAGAACattaggacaaaaggaaataatatgaacagaaaaaaaataatcaaatgttTAGCTTTTAAACAGAAACACCTACAAATTTGTTCCTACTACTCCAACACAGTGGCTGCTTCTCTTCCATCAATCTTGTTATGAGATTAAGTTAAAACACATATTAGAAAGGAAGCACGTGAATATTTTCTTAATTCTTTCAAGCCACAAAAGAAAGAACATTCAAAACAGTTTGCTGTGGCTTGGAATATGAAAGCCACAGATTTTATGCTGCAAAGTCCATGGGAGGATTAATTTTCATTTACACCACTGCCACATTTTAATAGAAAACCCAATGCAAAATTAAGCTTTATTTCTTGTGTTTCAAGAAGACGCATTTTAAGAAAGACGCAAGCCTTATATTGACTACGTGCTTGAAATACTTTCATTAGATCAGGTATCTCCACAGGCATACTGACAAGGTGTTATATTGACTATGTACTTGAAATACTTTCATTAGATCAGGTATCTCCACAGGCATATTGACAAAAAGGAACTTTCCACTCTTATTGTTCCCAAGTCTGAGAGCAGACATGGAAATACCAGGTCAGAAACTGCTAAAACAAAATCCAGTAGTGTGGCAGCAGTTACATATCAGGGAAGAGGGAACTGGAAACATATCTTACAAAGGTGGGCTGGTTCTACATTTAACTTAAAACATACCCTTTTATAAGTCTGACCCATACCAGGTACATAGAACAGGAAATAGTATCATGATTTCTTGTAATCTTCTGTGTAACACTTGTATTGTTTCACATTATGGATAACCACaaggattttaaaatacaaattttaaTGATGAAAATGGgacttttttgctttcttttttgctttgaatCTTTAGAGTCTGTATTATCTAAGATTTCCATTGCAAGCTCTAGAGCTATAAATTTACTCTCCTTTACTCATATGAAAATTTGATGCCACATGTAGTCATACGAATCCAGGAACTGTgaattaaaggggaaaaaataattggaaGCATTAAGACACTGCTGTTCCTCTGTTTCACATTTCCCAGAGCAGACCCTGTTCCTTCTCTTTTGCTTGCAAAGCCACCCAAATAATTTCATGCAGAAGTATCAAGGTCTAGTTCAAGAACTACCATATACCCTGTGAGTTGTAGTCCACAATAGAAACCCTGTTAGAAGTCACAAGCCACCCTTTGTAAGAGTTTTCCATGTAAGTGTTTTCACCCATATTTACAGTTTGTGAACCACTACCTGTAAGTTGCCACTGCCGTTGTGTGatttctgaatttattttttttcttcccaggtTTCAAATTAAACCCTGACTCCTGATAGCACAAGCTAcctgaaagaaaaacttttgACTTCTTAGCTTCCATGTCAAAACAGGAAGAATTCTCCACTTCCTCTCACTCCCTCTATCTAATTTCCTCCTCCATTCATATCAGCCTC
The sequence above is drawn from the Indicator indicator isolate 239-I01 chromosome Z, UM_Iind_1.1, whole genome shotgun sequence genome and encodes:
- the TMEM171 gene encoding transmembrane protein 171 gives rise to the protein MYPVAVPAPGGEGNNGQHGKIIFFLFVLGAVLLCAGFLLSVFILQSCPSGTFSDCSEVLKAAGPVLAIAGLVCVLLARSRARLYIRQRQLQNEQVYSLVFCRGSCQFAQFLIFGFLFLTSGMLISILGIWVPGCSPSWHSIQLNHTDSSDVDLQGCGLLSLQIMGPLIVLTGLCFFVIAHVKKKQNLNLNQESCESEEHTQSPESFQVIVGDAVMVFPPPPPPYFADPVSPTVTHCLVSSGLPTSESPPPYHSIFSDGALLADDERTVAVRDYETIYTISGSSSPSDIFPMLYLSSESPPKYEEKASIKNNECSSSSSRISLATSDTSS